A genome region from Fibrobacter sp. UWB11 includes the following:
- a CDS encoding cation diffusion facilitator family transporter, with translation MTRVRKKDDSAEVRKVTWVGLGWNATLSVAKFVVGVFGNSQALVADAIHSASDFITDVAVIVGSHFWNSPPDAEHPYGHRRFETVITIGIGLAVAAVGVGIGYNAILALLSGEASHPEMSVAIMALASILVKEILFRYTRNAGRRIRSQALEANAWHHRSDSFSSIPVLVAVIFAILLPQLWFADSVGALVVAFFILHSAIEIAAPGLRQLVDRGANPEVLLKLKDLALSHPKVISLHGLRSRYVGSDLHVDVHIVVDDQMTLKDAHDVAEEVEQLLIDSNENVVDALVHIDPYNANRAAQGDIKTIEK, from the coding sequence ATGACTCGCGTACGCAAAAAAGACGATAGTGCAGAAGTCCGTAAAGTGACTTGGGTGGGGCTCGGCTGGAACGCCACTTTGTCCGTTGCCAAGTTTGTCGTTGGCGTATTCGGGAATTCCCAGGCGCTTGTGGCAGACGCTATTCATAGCGCGTCTGATTTTATAACCGATGTCGCGGTTATTGTGGGGAGCCATTTCTGGAACTCACCTCCCGATGCTGAACACCCTTATGGTCATAGGCGCTTTGAAACGGTAATTACTATAGGCATTGGTCTTGCTGTTGCCGCTGTGGGTGTGGGTATTGGCTATAACGCCATTTTAGCCTTGTTGTCGGGGGAGGCTTCGCACCCGGAAATGTCGGTGGCGATTATGGCTCTTGCCTCGATTCTTGTAAAAGAGATTCTCTTCCGCTATACACGAAATGCGGGTCGACGGATCCGCAGTCAGGCGCTTGAGGCGAACGCTTGGCACCACCGTAGCGATTCCTTCAGTTCGATTCCTGTGCTTGTAGCGGTCATTTTTGCCATTTTGCTTCCGCAATTGTGGTTCGCCGACTCTGTCGGTGCGCTCGTTGTGGCCTTTTTCATTTTACATTCTGCGATAGAAATTGCGGCTCCGGGCCTTCGACAGCTAGTTGACCGCGGTGCCAATCCCGAAGTTCTTTTGAAATTGAAAGATTTGGCACTTTCGCACCCGAAAGTCATCAGTTTACATGGGCTCCGTTCTCGTTATGTCGGGAGTGACTTGCATGTGGACGTGCACATTGTCGTCGATGACCAGATGACCTTGAAAGATGCACATGATGTTGCCGAAGAGGTTGAGCAGTTGCTCATCGATTCTAACGAAAACGTTGTCGATGCCCTCGTGCACATTGACCCCTACAACGCCAACCGTGCTGCCCAAGGCGACATCAAGACAATCGAGAAGTAG
- a CDS encoding aldo/keto reductase has translation MVLEEFYKLNNGQRIPKIALGTWQTPNDVAATAVATAIDAGYRHIDTAIAYDNETGVGAGLKAALKSTGIHRESVFITTKIPAEVKNYDDAVRCIQESMDRLDAFHIDMMLIHAPRPWAEMGSTSGNRYFKENLEVWKALEEAYEAGKIRAIGVSNFEIDDLNSLLAGARVIPAVNQIRVHIGHVPTELIDFCEQIGILVEAYSPNATGRLLKVPEVCAMAEKYHVSVPQLASRFVLQLGLLPLPKSVHEERIRQNAKLDFEINSNDMASLLEIDGL, from the coding sequence ATGGTACTCGAAGAATTTTACAAGCTGAATAATGGTCAGCGAATCCCCAAAATTGCTCTAGGAACGTGGCAAACCCCAAATGACGTGGCTGCGACTGCCGTTGCAACGGCTATTGATGCGGGTTATCGCCATATCGATACTGCAATTGCGTACGATAATGAGACTGGTGTAGGGGCCGGGCTCAAGGCCGCACTCAAGTCGACCGGGATTCACCGCGAAAGCGTCTTTATCACCACGAAAATCCCTGCCGAAGTCAAGAATTATGATGATGCGGTTCGCTGTATCCAGGAATCGATGGATCGACTGGATGCGTTCCACATCGACATGATGCTTATCCATGCTCCTCGACCATGGGCCGAAATGGGTTCGACTTCTGGGAATCGCTATTTCAAGGAAAATCTTGAAGTCTGGAAAGCCCTTGAAGAGGCTTACGAGGCGGGTAAAATCCGAGCCATTGGCGTTTCGAATTTTGAAATTGATGACTTGAACAGTTTGCTGGCAGGTGCTCGCGTGATTCCCGCTGTGAACCAAATTCGCGTTCATATTGGGCATGTGCCGACTGAATTGATTGATTTCTGCGAACAGATCGGAATTCTGGTAGAAGCGTATTCGCCGAATGCTACAGGGCGCCTTTTGAAAGTGCCCGAAGTTTGTGCGATGGCTGAAAAATACCATGTTTCGGTGCCGCAACTTGCAAGCCGCTTTGTGCTGCAACTCGGGCTGTTGCCGCTCCCGAAATCAGTTCATGAAGAACGCATCCGTCAAAACGCCAAGCTTGATTTCGAAATTAATTCGAACGATATGGCCTCTCTCCTTGAAATTGATGGATTGTAA
- a CDS encoding fibro-slime domain-containing protein, which translates to MRLTRIVGSSIIALGLSTVWAETVRELHVFLPDNATWNSSTPMIYEDGQSHALTPDPDHCGWFIRKYVDEEIPNKVVFHTDDDEELRNSIGMGGENSDSLQAIPLADVFQVFASEATFINALYFVADGNRASELPSATKGWFTERPMITGTCSFNLAATIYDTDASLHPSFSCYAAGGEGCQAQSGIAAQDVERAKVLEAINACLGVTTGLVDSTLDKTIKKPKLSAAGKKCFIDDKYFNQLFNYTEGVNEASCFDIPFTRTNHGKWEFNSDNFTSPNLRIPVPGGFFPVEGKTNELVKSYFANQVPAPAARTKHYAEGPIFHGEKLRKIDSTEFVPVFDLTCNGPGWNKGHNCNGLFADAAETETFFKSINSTIDCVFGWSCTDQAPTNWPLFTEGTETKATAGVPRWSSNVSVAEGNGGRNQHFCAEMHSTFRFKNGLKFSISGSDDIWVYIDNKLAIDIGGTHLAAPGYVDVDKFMPNATIGELYDIDIFYCNRRTTSGDLKISTSMLFPKFASGIRVENSRYNTDPQKVSNFNTYKVCRAISDGTSCTPTTIICDTADAPKTMKIRYQLTTDKTGTDATKTLISEAEFTANPIQLNGIFDVSNPMRPVINENKLNETFNPGTYYLIIKIDSDQYVLQLQVKGTTSVAERRVPASITNNFSIAKSGALEITITTEKMNIAKQYAIMDINGHVISTGKLNSSDTRVKVATAGSYIVKVGNNYKRVNIK; encoded by the coding sequence ATGAGACTAACTAGAATTGTAGGCTCATCAATCATTGCGTTAGGATTATCCACCGTTTGGGCAGAAACAGTCCGTGAACTTCACGTATTCTTGCCCGATAACGCAACTTGGAACAGTTCCACGCCAATGATTTACGAAGACGGGCAAAGCCACGCTTTAACGCCGGACCCCGATCACTGTGGATGGTTCATCCGCAAATACGTCGACGAAGAAATTCCAAACAAAGTTGTATTCCATACCGATGATGACGAAGAACTCAGAAACAGTATCGGCATGGGTGGCGAAAACAGCGACTCTCTACAAGCCATCCCTCTAGCCGACGTCTTTCAAGTTTTCGCTTCTGAAGCCACATTCATTAACGCTCTTTATTTTGTCGCAGACGGAAATCGAGCAAGCGAACTTCCCTCAGCTACAAAAGGTTGGTTCACAGAAAGGCCTATGATTACAGGCACCTGTTCGTTCAACCTTGCAGCCACTATTTACGACACAGACGCAAGCTTGCACCCGTCATTCTCCTGCTACGCTGCAGGCGGCGAAGGTTGTCAAGCTCAATCAGGAATAGCCGCGCAAGACGTCGAAAGAGCCAAAGTCCTCGAAGCCATCAACGCATGCTTAGGCGTTACAACAGGTCTTGTCGACTCCACTTTGGACAAAACAATCAAAAAGCCTAAACTTTCTGCAGCAGGCAAAAAATGCTTCATTGACGACAAGTATTTCAACCAATTGTTTAATTACACCGAAGGCGTAAACGAAGCATCCTGTTTCGACATTCCATTCACCCGCACAAACCACGGCAAATGGGAATTCAATTCAGACAACTTCACAAGTCCAAATCTTAGGATTCCCGTACCCGGAGGATTCTTCCCTGTAGAAGGAAAAACCAACGAGTTGGTCAAATCATACTTTGCAAATCAAGTACCCGCTCCTGCAGCTCGTACAAAGCATTATGCAGAAGGCCCCATTTTCCATGGCGAAAAGCTCCGCAAAATAGATTCCACTGAATTCGTCCCTGTATTCGACCTGACTTGCAATGGCCCCGGTTGGAACAAAGGACACAACTGCAACGGATTATTCGCCGACGCAGCCGAAACCGAAACTTTCTTCAAGAGCATCAATTCCACAATCGATTGCGTTTTCGGTTGGAGCTGCACAGATCAGGCACCTACAAATTGGCCGCTGTTCACCGAAGGCACTGAAACCAAAGCAACCGCAGGCGTTCCCCGTTGGTCATCAAATGTTAGCGTCGCAGAAGGCAATGGAGGCCGCAACCAACATTTCTGCGCCGAAATGCACTCTACATTTAGATTCAAGAACGGTTTAAAATTCAGCATTAGCGGCAGTGACGATATATGGGTTTACATAGACAACAAACTCGCCATCGACATTGGAGGCACTCACCTTGCAGCCCCCGGTTACGTAGATGTAGACAAGTTTATGCCCAACGCAACAATCGGCGAACTTTACGACATCGATATATTCTATTGCAACCGCCGTACTACATCTGGAGACCTAAAAATCAGCACAAGCATGCTATTCCCCAAATTTGCTTCTGGTATTAGAGTTGAAAACAGCCGATATAACACAGACCCACAAAAAGTAAGCAATTTTAACACATATAAAGTCTGCCGCGCCATTAGCGATGGAACTTCTTGCACACCAACGACCATCATTTGCGACACCGCTGACGCGCCGAAAACAATGAAAATCCGTTACCAATTAACTACAGACAAAACTGGAACCGACGCAACAAAGACTCTGATTAGCGAAGCAGAATTCACAGCAAACCCAATTCAGCTCAACGGCATATTCGACGTTTCTAATCCAATGCGCCCCGTAATTAATGAGAACAAGCTGAATGAAACGTTTAATCCAGGAACATATTATTTAATCATCAAGATAGATTCCGATCAATACGTCTTGCAGCTCCAAGTGAAAGGTACCACATCTGTCGCAGAACGCAGAGTTCCTGCCAGCATCACAAACAACTTTAGCATTGCAAAATCTGGCGCTCTCGAAATTACGATTACCACTGAAAAAATGAATATTGCAAAACAATACGCAATTATGGATATTAACGGACATGTAATTTCGACCGGTAAGTTGAACAGCAGTGATACTCGTGTAAAGGTTGCTACCGCAGGTTCTTACATTGTCAAAGTGGGCAACAACTACAAGCGCGTAAACATAAAGTAA